A genome region from Plasmodium vivax chromosome 11, whole genome shotgun sequence includes the following:
- a CDS encoding elongation factor G, putative (encoded by transcript PVX_113285A; Apicoplast targeted protein. Curated by Stuart Ralph, Walter and Eliza Hall Institute of Medical Research, Australia.), whose amino-acid sequence MFKLFLRKGHDALAVLVLLSLFVKGSSDAVVSALSRFRRRDGGATHRWCKPVQQSFLTSGGHTRKSIFRTSSRKQNKVKTFRLMGSNVFANKNVELENYRNIGIIAHIDAGKTTTTERILYYTNVIKKIGEVHEGMSTMDYLDIEREKGITINAAVTTCYWNGSEKNLGDYRINIIDTPGHVDFTAEVEKSLRVLDGGVVVFDSSEGVESQSETVWKQANRYNISRIIFLNKLDKVGANFESCIEEIKRKLNKKILILFVPVFEMTNFVSTIDILREQMIVYKNAHEFVYENIPKSHYDTFLKYKNMLFEQIAEKFNSFLDVYLSDKPIKVEEVEQYIRKLVVEEKYNVVMCGSALKNKNVHMLLDSVVKYLPSPIDSIQNYKKQVIFKHDVNKRGEKISPLQLPTAGGKQQFGAATREGGTPGGEVTPGGGAAPSGGATSDKGTHLQVTSCSVAKPNDQMSEELNHLNIKNFKRKVVALIYKIMNDQHLGNINYVRIYEGQINRGDYLYNNRTKRSEKISKIFFIHSSEKYELENARAGDIVGLVGLKDTQIGDTLSSTFLRAELKKIKEIPPIISFYIYNKNKNEYEKLINALMKIKKEDHSFFYHINPDTKDLLISGVGELHLQIIINKIEKDFNIPIIYGQPQISYKETFVENVEARGKYIKQSGGRGQYGDVHIKIEPMYSYQEEEGEEADEGGGSGESGESGESGNGERHNDEQNSKQAEDRSGEQDADRNSMNIDTSEVNNNIIIKNEITCGAIPSAYFDAIYTGIREQCNLGVLSNSPLINIIVRIVDGSFHPVDSNEHAFKLAAGIAIREAARKTSVRLLEPMMNLNVSVPTEYLGDVISDLVKKRGKIQHIDESDEYTKEIVARAPMASILSYVSDLRKITKGRGNYTMTLHKYALVPQYIQEQILQKKE is encoded by the exons AtgttcaaattatttttgcgGAAGGGACACGACGCCTTGGCAGTGCTTGTCCTTTTGTCCCTATTTGTGAAGGGGAGCTCAGATGCGGTGGTCAGCGCCTTGAGTAGGTTTCGCAGAAGGGATGGAGGAGCGACCCATCGTTGGTGTAAACCCGTTCAGCAGTCCTTCCTGACGAGTGGGGGCCACACTAGAAAATCGATCTTTAGGACTTCCAGTCgaaagcaaaacaaagtGAAGACATTTCGACTGATGGGAAGCAACGTGTTCGCcaacaaaaatgtagagtTAGAGAATTACCGGAACATCGGCATCATCGCACATATAGATGCAGGAAAAACGACGACGACGGAGAGGATACTATACTACAcaaatgttattaaaaaaataggggaaGTACACGAGGGGATGTCAACGATGGATTATCTAGACATAGAAAGGGAGAAGGGAATAACCATCAACGCTGCGGTGACTACTTGCTACTGGAAtgggagtgaaaaaaatttaggagATTACAGAATTAACATAATTGATACTCCAGGGCATGTAGATTTCACAGcggaggtggaaaaaagtTTACGGGTTCTTGACGGTGGTGTGGTTGTGTTTGATAGTAGCGAAGGGGTGGAATCTCAGTCGGAGACTGTCTGGAAGCAAGCCAACAGGTATAATATTAGCCGAATTATATTTCTCAATAAATTGGACAAAGTGGGGGCCAATTTCGAGTCCTGCatagaagaaataaaaagaaaattaaataaaaagatacTCATTCTGTTTGTGCCCGTTTTTGAAATGACCAATTTTGTTAGCACAATTGACATTTTAAGGGAACAAATgattgtatataaaaatgcacacgAATTTGTGTATGAAAATATTCCAAAGAGTCATTatgatacatttttaaaatataaaaatatgctgtTTGAGCAAATCGCTGAGAAGTTTAACTCCTTTTTGGACGTCTACTTGAGTGATAAGCCTATCAAAGTGGAAGAGGTGGAGCAGTACATTCGGAAGTTGGTcgtggaggaaaaatacaACGTTGTTATGTGCGGCTCTGCtttgaaaaataagaacGTACATATGCTGCTGGACTCGGTCGTGAAGTATCTGCCCTCTCCAATTGATTCGATACAGAATTATAAGAAGCAGGTCATTTTCAAGCATGATGTTAATaagcggggggagaagaTATCCCCCCTTCAGCTTCCcaccgcgggggggaagcagcagtTTGGTGCGGCCACGAGGGAGGGGGGCACTCCAGGTGGGGAGGTCACTCCTGGTGGGGGAGCCGCTCCTAGTGGGGGAGCCACTTCCGATAAGGGGACACACCTGCAGGTTACCTCCTGCAGCGTGGCGAAGCCGAATGATCAAATGTCGGAAGAACTAAACCAcctgaacataaaaaatttcaagaGGAAAGTAGTCGCGctgatttacaaaattatgaatgaCCAGCATTTgggaaatataaattacGTGCGCATTTACGAAGGGCAAATAAATAGGGGAGATTACCTCTATAACAACAGAACGAAGaggagtgaaaaaatttcgaaaatatttttcatacaCTCCAGTGAAAAGTACGAACTGGAAAATGCGCGAGCAGGGGATATCGTAGGCCTCGTTGGATTGAAGGACACGCAAATTGGAGACACGTTAAGCAGCACTTTCCTCAGGgcggaattaaaaaaaattaaagaaattcCCCCGATTATCAGCTtctatatttacaataaaaataaaaatgaatacgaAAAGTTAATTAACGCGTTGATGAAGATTAAGAAGGAGGACCATTCCTTCTTTTACCACATCAATCCGGACACGAAAGATTTGCTAATCAGTGGCGTGGGGGAACTCCACTTgcaaattattattaacaaaattgagaaGGATTTTAATATCCCCATCATTTATGGGCAGCCGCAAATTTCCTACAAGGAAACCTTCGTTGAAAACGTCGAGGCCAGGGGCAAGTACATCAAGCAGTCAGGCGGGCGGGGGCAGTATGGGGACGTCCACATTAAGATCGAGCCGATGTACAGCTaccaggaggaggaaggggaagaagcagacgaagggggaggaagcggagaAAGCGGAGAAAGCGGAGAAAGCGGCAACGGGGAGAGGCATAACGATGAGCAGAACTCCAAACAGGCGGAAGATCGAAGCGGTGAACAGGACGCAGACAGAAACAGCATGAACATTGACACGTCCGAAGTGaacaataatattattataaagaacGAAATAACCTGTGGGGCCATTCCCTCGGCGTACTTCGACGCGATCTATACGGGGATACGGGAGCAGTGCAACTTGGGCGTTCTCTCAAACTCGCCACTGATAAATATTATTGTGAGGATCGTGGACGGGTCGTTCCACCCCGTCGACAGCAACGAGCATGCGTTCAAGTTGGCTGCGGGGATCGCCATTCGGGAGGCTGCGCGGAAGACGTCCGTTCGGCTGCTCGAGCCGATGATGAAC ctcAACGTGTCCGTGCCCACTGAGTACCTGGGAGACGTCATCAGCGACTTGGTTAAAAAGAGGGGCAAAATACAGCACATCGATGAAA GCGATGAATACACCAAGGAAATAGTCGCGAGAGCACCCATGGCTTCCATCCTTTCCTACGTTAGCGACTTGCGGAAAATAACCAAGGGGCGAG GAAATTACACCATGACGCTTCACAAGTACGCCCTGGTGCCGCAGTACATCCAGGAGCAAATTTTGCAGAAGAAGGagtga
- a CDS encoding hypothetical protein, conserved (encoded by transcript PVX_113295A): MSEANRGGGQQEGGKNDGAAFNTTGKGGGMYQASPNEGNKYLYNNANYGGYGAPGSGLSSLQNFGALNSPHSGYPNGYQNGYQNGYQSGYPGGGYQNMAYQMGGNPSGSYSNFQSGNYAYSKNENYFSNFNPSGDSTSYSQAKDCGNAKEVPEEEAKKNDKQTDPPGGNPNNDDKYVEMYINKVKEIYYFHVFYHYLKLGYPEKEASMESKKYIFITLSRYFLLVKNAILSSAESIKQINNCVSSNLGYYQQQTNLQEFLLNQQANLQSMNLGTLNIGNINLPLSDHEKLGDLSKLNCGEAGSGQPRVGEAPQGSTPPNSTLQANDSTDVQSGNNQNNVYNFKAEKINNMIDSIEEMKKLSKNKKMNKYTYDEHTSGVGGEANNGMINAGKNCKDYSFSNNEEAKKKISFSLSKSKNKLFQMYNRGGNDPSRRTAGEEAGEGGLFTDEGRNNDRKVQGGSMYPPAAVMMKGPSQVAGNNFVSVFPYDQQRSRNDGGGDPTGGSDFPERAQMKGGPGGYANRARESNAHDGFNHDGVGSYAGGEHVKGSSNGFHLSSQAVKANDEGVANSKYKRNGASGFGNVSYASYGGERESHLFPNGMHIKGAYDASGNRLGRMGHRGGTGKEQFVPGAKQRYDGKHTAGDEGSDVEERQQLAQMAQQGRDGCFYKDVGGRKDATDRYRVQKEGIREGEDLDRGNRGVHNEGDYDGDYAADNLSSGLLSGGSRFPQVARGHRTSAEEEPPDGLKKCDTFKIYINNIQEEFKEECKNADFAKILKEFISRLVAWNRKRATNTRFWRFNVMPTKEDIFAMDMLFFTRRKGKKRYAANDEDNDMEYGLNFSDKKKKLSAEEIESRDRRLEKYGDVSKGRKNEQADSSFYLDYSGAHDGDHSDYNTLEKLLDKYNFSSCYKNKNFVGLCKSIQKFFFRLTSLPERKNVRSFSVIKCTYAYVLHKYNQDRNYKYINEQFRSMRQDMNIQNIFHDDVVNIYETNIRICIVNNDLFQFLQCINKLFELYQRLNIKKSKVEFLCYKLIYLTLQNMHQEFLVEYLTLSDEEKSHENVQLCYYLNECIKNKMYLVNINMVSPLDDEANHLYIYKRVFINEHILTYLPSLMGLSENRDLNVNMNLLIQFVKEHSEVKTEEVAECSEGGAGAKRDAVRMPYLTNYLIVLFLPKYRLLALINICMTSIKVGLPTLTKLLNFQNDETCLSFLEEVNTIMKNNEVISKPSLDNLMKSPLLKNKYINHIR; this comes from the exons ATGAGCGAGGCGAACAGAGGGGGTGGCCAGCAggagggagggaaaaacgaCGGCGCGGCGTTCAACACCACAGGAAAGGGTGGCGGTATGTACCAAGCAAGTCCAAACGAGGGGAACAAGTACCTGTACAATAACGCCAATTATGGAGGGTATGGCGCTCCAGGAAGTGGTTTAAGCAGTCTGCAAAATTTTGGCGCGTTGAATAGTCCCCACAGTGGCTATCCAAATGGTTACCAAAATGGCTATCAAAATGGCTATCAAAGTGGCTACCCGGGTGGGGGGTACCAAAATATGGCCTACCAAATGGGTGGGAACCCAAGTGGAAGTTACTCAAATTTCCAGAGCGGAAACTACGCCTATAGTAAGAATGAGAATTATTTCTCAAATTTTAACCCCAGTGGGGATAGCACTAGTTACAGTCAGGCGAAGGATTGTGGTAACGCTAAGGAGGTGCCCGAAGAGGAGGCGAAGAAGAATGATAAGCAGACGGACCCACCAGGTGGCAACCCAAATAACGATGACAAGTATGTAGAGATGTACATCAACAAGGTGAAGGAGATTTACTACTTCCACGTGTTTTACCATTATCTAAAATTAGGCTACCCAGAAAAGGAAGCCTCCATGGAAtcgaaaaaatacattttcataACGTTGAGCAGATACTTCCTCTTAGTGAAGAATGCCATCTTGTCATCAGCAGAATCGATTAAGCAGATAAATAATTGTGTGTCTTCAAATTTGGGCTACTATCAACAGCAGACAAACCTGCAGGAGTTTTTACTCAATCAGCAGGCTAATTTACAGAGCATGAATTTGGGTACGTTAAACATTGGGAATATTAATTTGCCTTTGAGTGATCATGAGAAGTTGGGCGATCTGTCTAAGCTAAATTGTGGTGAGGCTGGGAGTGGGCAACCCCGGGTGGGTGAAGCACCACAGGGGAGTACCCCCCCGAACAGTACCCTTCAGGCGAATGACTCGACGGACGTGCAAAGTGGGAACAACCAAAATAATGTGTACAATTTTAaggcggaaaaaattaacaatatgATAGACTCAATcgaagaaatgaagaagctaagcaaaaataaaaaaatgaataaatacaCTTATGATGAGCATACCAGCGGGGTAGGTGGAGAGGCCAACAACGGCATGATTAACGCCGGCAAGAATTGCAAAGACTATTCGTTTAGCAATAATgaggaggcgaaaaagaaaattagcTTTTCCCTGAGTAagtcaaaaaataaattatttcaaatgtATAACAGAGGTGGGAATGACCCTAGTCGGAGGACTGCCGGTGAGGAAGCTGGTGAGGGTGGCCTCTTCACTGATGAAGGTAGGAACAACGATCGGAAGGTGCAGGGTGGTAGTATGTATCCCCCCGCTGCGGTTATGATGAAGGGCCCAAGTCAAGTTGCAGGGAATAACTTTGTCAGTGTATTTCCGTATGATCAGCAGCGCAGTCGTAATGATGGGGGGGGTGATCCCACTGGCGGGAGTGACTTCCCCGAGAGGGCTCAAATGAAAGGGGGCCCCGGGGGGTATGCGAACCGAGCAAGGGAAAGTAACGCACATGACGGGTTTAACCACGACGGGGTGGGCAGTTACGCAGGTGGAGAGCACGTAAAGGGAAGCAGCAATGGTTTTCACCTGAGCAGTCAAGCGGTGAAGGCGAACGATGAAGGTGTGGCGAATAGCAAGTACAAAAGGAATGGTGCGTCAGGTTTTGGCAATGTTAGTTACGCTTCTTATGGTGGCGAGAGGGAGTCTCATTTGTTCCCAAACGGGATGCATATCAAAGGCGCTTATGACGCGAGCGGCAATCGCCTTGGCCGGATGGGTCACCGGGGAGGGACCGGCAAGGAGCAGTTCGTGCCAGGCGCTAAGCAGAGGTATGACGGGAAGCACACGGCGGGCGATGAAGGCAGCGACGTGGAGGAGCGGCAGCAACTTGCGCAAATGGCGCAGCAAGGGAGGGACGGCTGCTTTTATAAAGATGTAGGCGGCAGGAAGGACGCTACTGACAGGTACAGAGTGCAGAAGGAGGGCATTCGGGAGGGCGAGGACCTGGACAGGGGCAATCGGGGCGTCCATAACGAGGGGGACTACGATGGGGACTACGCCGCGGATAACCTCAGCAGTGGCCTTCTCAGCGGGGGTAGCAGGTTTCCCCAGGTTGCGAGGGGGCACAGGACTTCCGCGGAGGAGGAACCCCCCGACGGACTGAAAAAGTGTGACACCTTTAAGATTTACATAAACAACATACAGGAGGAGTTCAAGGAGGAATGCAAGAACGCCGATTTTGCGAAGATCCTGAAGGAGTTCATTAGCAGGCTAGTAGCTTGGAACAGGAAGAGAGCCACGAACACGAGGTTTTGGAGGTTCAACGTGATGCCAACGAAGGAGGATATCTTCGCCATGGACATGCTCTTCTTCACGCGCAGaa aaGGCAAAAAGCGGTACGCGGCGAACGACGAGGACAACGACATGGAGTACGGCCTCAACTTCAGcgacaagaagaagaagctaagCGCGGAGGAAATCGAGAGCAGGGATAGGCGGCTGGAAAAGTATGGGGATGTCtccaaggggaggaagaacgAGCAGGCGGACAGCTCATTTTACCTTGATTACAGCGGAGCGCACGATGGGGATCACAGTGACTACAACACGCTGGAGAAGCTGCTCGACAAGTACAATTTCTCCAGCTGCTATAAGAATAAGAATTTTGTGGGGCTGTGCAAGAGCATtcagaagttttttttcaggCTGACGTCTCTCCCGGAGCGGAAAAAT GTGAGAAGCTTCTCCGTGATAAAGTGCACCTACGCGTACGTGCTGCACAAGTACAACCAGGATAGGAACTACAAGTACATCAACGAGCAGTTCAGGTCCATGCGCCAAGACATGAACATCCAAAACATTTTCCACGACGACGTCGTCAACATATATGAGACGAACATCAGGATCTGCATCGTGAATAATGACCTTTTCCAGTTCCTGCAGTGCATCAACAAGCTCTTCGAGTTGTACCAGCGGCTGAACATAAAGAAGTCCAAG GTCGAATTCCTGTGCTACAAGCTGATCTACCTGACCCTCCAGAACATGCACCAGGAGTTCCTCGTGGAATACCTAACGCTGAGCGACGAGGAGAAGAGCCACGAAAACGTGCAGCTCTGCTACTACCTCAACGAGTGCatcaaaaacaaaatgtatttaGTAAACATCAATATGGTGTCCCCCCTAGACGACGAAGCGAACCATTTGTACATCTATAAGAGAGTGTTCATCAACGAGCACATTTTGACGTACCTGCCTAGCCTCATGGGGTTGAGTGAGAATAGGGATTTGAACGTCAATATGAATTTGCTAATCCAGTTCGTGAAAGAGCACAGTGAGGTGAAGACTGAGGAGGTGGCGGAATGTTCTGAAGGTGGTGCAGGCGCGAAGAGGGACGCTGTAAGGATGCCCTATCTGACCAACTACCTGATCGTTTTGTTCCTGCCCAAGTACCGGCTCCTGGCactcataaatatatgcat GACCAGCATCAAGGTCGGCCTGCCCACCCTGACGAAGCTGCTGAACTTCCAGAACGACGAAACGTGTCTCAGCTTCCTCGAAGAGGTAAACAcgattatgaaaaataacgAAGTGATAAGCAAGCCCTCCCTGGACAACCTGATGAagtccccccttttgaagaaTAAGTACATTAATCATATCAGGTGA
- a CDS encoding geranylgeranyltransferase, putative (encoded by transcript PVX_113290A), with translation MAAIKFVKGKHVSYLTTYTAAANAEELIFNETLKMCGVFYYICSCKILSHQIEKREEFIHFILQCQNADGGFGNNTKYDSHVVSTHHAILSLLLLNHSFDGFNPYLHQGGDSTNGGNNPPKKKSITESTTEYILTLLNEDGSFKGDIWGEVDTRFVYSAVSCLTILNQLSQVSTEKIASYILTNYAICQNGFSWTSGNEPHAASVFCAVATLFLIKKMHLINEKKIGEWLSLRQTNNGGFNGRAEKLTDTCYSWWIFSSLILLGKYKWVNKDALKNYILLCQDLDNGGISDNPDCLPDICHTFFGLAALSLIDNLHGSDGGGGLALRQMHPVYAIPLHVVRERGLPHQELEAG, from the coding sequence ATGGCCGCAATCAAGTTCGTAAAAGGCAAACACGTAAGCTACCTGACCACCTACACCGCCGCTGCAAACGCAGAAGAACTCATATTCAACGAAACGCTGAAGATGTGCGGCGTGTTCTACTACATCTGCTCTTGCAAAATTCTGTCCCACCAAATTGAGAAAAGGGAGGAATTCATCCACTTCATTTTGCAGTGCCAGAATGCCGATGGGGGCTTTGGGAACAACACAAAATATGACTCTCATGTTGTGTCAACTCACCACGCGATTTTGTCTCTCCTCCTGCTTAACCATTCGTTTGACGGGTTCAACCCGTATCTCCATCAGGGGGGGGATTCCACCAATGGAGGTAACAACCCACCAAAGAAAAAGAGCATAACAGAGAGCACCACGGAATATATCCTGACCCTGCTCAATGAAGACGGCTCCTTTAAGGGGGACATTTGGGGGGAAGTCGACACCCGCTTTGTATACAGCGCAGTCAGCTGCCTAACAATCCTAAACCAACTCAGCCAAGTGTCAAcggaaaaaattgcttcgTACATTTTAACCAATTATGCCATTTGCCAAAATGGATTCTCCTGGACCAGTGGAAATGAACCCCATGCTGCCAGCGTCTTCTGTGCAGTGGCAActctatttttaattaaaaaaatgcacctaattaatgaaaaaaaaataggagagTGGCTAAGTTTACGGCAAACAAATAATGGAGGGTTCAATGGACgtgcagaaaaattaacagaCACATGCTACTCATGGTGGATCTTCTCCTCATTAATTCTGTTgggaaaatacaaatgggTAAATAAAGATgccttaaaaaattacatccTTCTCTGCCAGGACTTAGATAATGGCGGCATAAGTGACAATCCAGATTGCCTGCCCGACATTTGCCACACCTTCTTCGGCCTCGCCGCGCTAAGCTTGATAGACAACCTGCACGGATCAGACGGCGGGGGGGGCTTGGCCCTACGACAAATGCACCCCGTGTATGCAATTCCGCTGCACGTCGTGCGGGAAAGGGGCTTGCCCCATCAAGAATTGGAAGCGGGGTAG